One region of Streptococcus salivarius genomic DNA includes:
- a CDS encoding carbamoyl phosphate synthase small subunit: MAKRLLILEDGTIFEGQAFGADVDVTGEIVFNTGMTGYQESITDQSYNGQILTFTYPLVGNYGVNRDDYESIKPTTKGVVVSEASRRASNWRNQMTLDEFLKAKNIPGISGIDTRALTKIIRQHGTMKATLASPGDSIEHLQDQLRATVLPTNNIEQVSTKTAYPAPGVGKNIVLVDFGLKHSILREFSKRDCNVTVVPHDITAEEILHLNPDGVMLSNGPGNPEDVPYALDMIRGIQGKIPIFGICMGHQLFSLANGAKAYKMKFGHRGFNHAVREIATGRVDFTSQNHGYAIDRESLPDCLMVTHEEINDKSVEGVRHRDFPAFSVQFHPDAAPGPHDASYLFDEFLELIDAFQAEKARR, encoded by the coding sequence ATGGCAAAACGTTTACTTATTTTGGAAGACGGCACTATTTTTGAAGGTCAGGCCTTCGGTGCTGATGTGGATGTGACGGGTGAAATCGTCTTTAATACTGGTATGACAGGTTATCAAGAATCTATCACAGACCAGTCTTACAATGGTCAAATTTTGACTTTTACTTATCCACTTGTTGGTAACTACGGTGTTAACCGTGACGACTATGAGTCAATTAAGCCAACGACTAAGGGTGTTGTTGTGTCAGAGGCCAGCCGTCGTGCCAGCAACTGGCGAAACCAAATGACCTTGGATGAGTTTTTGAAGGCGAAAAACATCCCTGGTATCTCTGGTATTGATACACGTGCCTTGACTAAGATTATCCGTCAACACGGTACCATGAAGGCCACTTTGGCTAGCCCTGGTGACAGTATCGAGCACTTGCAAGATCAATTGCGTGCGACTGTTTTGCCAACGAATAATATTGAGCAGGTATCAACTAAGACAGCCTACCCAGCACCAGGTGTTGGTAAAAATATCGTTTTGGTTGACTTTGGACTCAAGCACTCTATCTTGCGTGAGTTTTCAAAACGTGATTGTAACGTGACTGTGGTGCCACATGATATCACTGCTGAAGAAATTCTCCACCTTAATCCAGATGGTGTGATGTTGTCAAACGGTCCAGGTAACCCTGAAGATGTGCCGTACGCACTTGATATGATTCGTGGCATCCAAGGTAAAATTCCAATCTTTGGTATTTGTATGGGACACCAGTTGTTTAGTTTGGCTAATGGTGCCAAGGCCTACAAGATGAAGTTTGGTCACCGTGGATTTAACCATGCGGTTCGTGAAATTGCGACTGGTCGTGTTGATTTCACCAGCCAAAACCATGGTTATGCCATTGACCGTGAGTCACTTCCAGATTGCCTCATGGTAACACACGAAGAAATTAACGATAAGTCAGTTGAAGGTGTTCGTCACCGTGACTTCCCTGCATTCTCAGTGCAATTCCACCCAGATGCAGCTCCTGGTCCACACGATGCTAGCTATCTCTTTGATGAGTTCTTGGAATTGATTGATGCTTTCCAAGCTGAAAAAGCACGTCGTTAA
- a CDS encoding RluA family pseudouridine synthase has translation MEVIIKEAGNRLDKALADLTELSRSQANEAIKAGTVLVNGKSAKAKYAVKEGDVITYELPEEEVLEYKAEDIPLDIIYEDADVAVVNKPQGMVVHPSAGHTSGTLVNALMYHVKDLSSINGVVRPGIVHRIDKDTSGLLMIAKNDKAHNALAAELKDKKSLRKYVAIVHGNLPNDRGVIEAPIGRSDKDRKKQAVTAKGKPAVTRFTVLERFGNYTLVELQLETGRTHQIRVHMAYIGHPVAGDPLYGPRKTLKGHGQFLHAKTLGFTHPTTGELVEFTAEEPAIFKETLEKLREA, from the coding sequence ATGGAAGTCATCATTAAAGAGGCGGGCAACCGTCTGGACAAGGCTTTGGCAGATTTGACAGAATTGTCACGTAGTCAGGCCAATGAAGCGATTAAGGCTGGAACGGTCTTGGTTAATGGTAAGTCGGCAAAGGCCAAGTATGCGGTTAAAGAGGGTGATGTCATCACCTATGAATTGCCAGAAGAAGAGGTCTTGGAATACAAGGCTGAAGATATTCCTTTGGATATTATCTACGAAGATGCGGATGTGGCAGTGGTCAACAAGCCTCAAGGCATGGTTGTCCATCCATCAGCTGGTCACACGTCTGGTACCTTGGTCAATGCCCTAATGTATCATGTCAAGGACCTCTCGTCTATCAATGGTGTGGTGCGTCCAGGGATTGTCCACCGTATCGACAAGGACACGTCTGGTCTCCTTATGATTGCTAAGAATGATAAGGCTCACAATGCTTTGGCGGCTGAGCTTAAGGATAAGAAGTCCCTTCGCAAGTATGTGGCTATTGTGCATGGCAATCTACCTAACGATCGAGGCGTGATTGAGGCTCCGATTGGGCGTTCAGATAAGGACCGCAAGAAGCAGGCAGTCACAGCTAAAGGAAAACCTGCAGTAACACGATTTACCGTTCTTGAACGTTTTGGCAACTATACTTTGGTAGAGTTGCAGCTGGAAACAGGTCGCACACACCAGATTCGTGTGCACATGGCTTATATCGGTCACCCGGTGGCGGGCGATCCTCTTTATGGGCCACGCAAGACCCTCAAGGGCCATGGCCAATTTCTACATGCTAAGACCCTTGGTTTCACACATCCTACGACTGGAGAATTGGTCGAATTTACAGCGGAAGAACCTGCTATTTTCAAGGAAACCTTGGAGAAGTTGAGAGAAGCGTAA
- a CDS encoding uracil-xanthine permease family protein, with the protein MNNVKYDVNDMPKPGLLVGLSFQHLFAMFGATVLVPILVGIDPAIALFSSGLGTLAHLTVTKYKIPAYMGSSFAYIAAMQTLMKTDGIAAVAQGAMAGGLVYLLVALIVKYAGKDWIDKVLPPIVVGPIIMVIGLNLAANAVNDATTLNKSYSIYALLISMVTLFAVILFNMYGKKIIGVIPILLGLIVGYIFSAVLGLLTGHSFINFSEVAVAHWIQVPNFDIPFVDYSFKLYPSAILTMAPIAFVTMTEHFGHVMVLNSLTERDYFKDPGLDRTLTGDGLAQIIAGFFGAPPVTSYGENIGVMALSKVYSVYVIAGAAVIAVLMSFIGKLSALLHSIPTPVLGGLSIALFGVIAASGLKILVEHKIDFDNKKNLLIASVILVSGIGGLMIDLGGLQITGVASSTILGILLYQILPDPKKGSKD; encoded by the coding sequence GTGAATAACGTAAAATATGATGTGAATGATATGCCAAAACCTGGTTTATTGGTTGGTTTGTCATTTCAGCACTTGTTTGCCATGTTTGGTGCGACGGTGCTTGTGCCGATTTTGGTTGGGATTGATCCCGCTATTGCTCTTTTCTCATCTGGTTTGGGAACTTTAGCTCACTTGACGGTGACCAAGTACAAAATTCCAGCTTACATGGGGTCTAGTTTTGCCTATATTGCGGCTATGCAGACACTTATGAAGACTGATGGCATTGCGGCAGTGGCTCAAGGTGCCATGGCAGGTGGTTTGGTTTACTTGCTTGTGGCTCTGATTGTTAAGTATGCGGGTAAAGACTGGATTGATAAGGTCCTTCCACCAATTGTGGTTGGCCCTATTATCATGGTGATTGGTTTGAACCTTGCGGCTAATGCAGTCAATGATGCAACAACTTTAAATAAAAGCTATAGTATCTATGCTCTCTTGATTTCGATGGTGACCCTCTTTGCGGTTATCCTCTTTAACATGTATGGCAAGAAGATTATCGGTGTTATCCCAATTTTACTTGGTTTAATTGTGGGCTATATTTTCTCAGCGGTTCTTGGTTTGCTGACAGGACATAGCTTTATCAATTTCTCAGAGGTAGCAGTGGCACATTGGATTCAGGTTCCAAACTTTGACATTCCATTTGTGGATTATAGCTTCAAGCTCTATCCAAGTGCGATTTTGACCATGGCTCCGATTGCCTTTGTGACGATGACTGAACACTTTGGTCACGTCATGGTTCTAAACAGTTTGACTGAGCGTGATTACTTTAAAGATCCAGGTCTTGACCGTACCCTTACTGGTGATGGTTTGGCACAGATTATCGCTGGATTCTTTGGAGCTCCTCCGGTAACTTCTTATGGTGAAAATATTGGGGTTATGGCCCTCAGTAAGGTCTACTCAGTTTACGTTATTGCGGGCGCAGCAGTGATTGCGGTCTTGATGAGCTTTATTGGTAAGCTGTCAGCACTCTTGCATTCTATTCCAACTCCTGTATTAGGGGGATTATCTATTGCTCTCTTTGGGGTTATCGCTGCTAGCGGTTTGAAAATTTTAGTTGAACATAAGATTGATTTTGATAATAAAAAGAATCTCTTGATTGCTAGCGTTATCTTGGTTTCTGGTATCGGTGGTTTGATGATTGACCTTGGTGGTCTTCAAATCACGGGTGTGGCAAGCTCAACCATTCTTGGTATCTTGCTTTATCAAATTTTGCCAGATCCTAAAAAAGGTAGCAAAGATTAG
- a CDS encoding aspartate carbamoyltransferase catalytic subunit, producing MAIADGKVSLKHLVTMETLTNEEVLGLIRRGGDFKNGRADFQLDRQYFAANLFFENSTRTHKSFEVAEKKLGLDVIEFDAGTSSVNKGETLYDTILTMSALGVDICVVRHSEVDYYKQLIDSRTIQTSIVNGGDGSGQHPSQCLLDLMTIYEEFGTFENLKICIAGDITHSRVAKSNMQILKRLGAQLYFAGPAEWYSNEFDVYGQHVAIDDVIEDLDVLMLLRVQHERHGDDKGFSKEDYHALYGLTEERYAKLADQAIIMHPAPVNRDVEIADSLVEAPKARIVAQMQNGVFVRMAIIEAILNGKA from the coding sequence ATGGCGATTGCAGATGGAAAAGTGTCACTGAAACATTTGGTGACCATGGAAACCCTCACGAATGAAGAGGTCTTGGGCCTGATTCGTCGAGGTGGAGATTTTAAAAATGGCAGAGCTGATTTCCAGCTGGATCGACAGTATTTCGCTGCCAATCTCTTTTTTGAAAATTCAACACGAACACACAAGTCCTTCGAAGTGGCTGAGAAAAAACTTGGCTTGGATGTGATTGAGTTCGATGCTGGAACTAGCTCGGTGAATAAGGGTGAGACTCTCTATGACACGATTTTGACCATGTCTGCCTTGGGGGTTGACATCTGTGTGGTTCGCCACTCGGAAGTCGATTACTACAAGCAGTTGATTGATAGTAGGACTATTCAGACCTCTATTGTTAATGGTGGTGATGGTTCAGGGCAACACCCAAGTCAGTGTTTGCTTGACTTGATGACCATTTACGAAGAGTTCGGAACCTTTGAAAATCTTAAGATTTGTATTGCAGGTGACATTACGCATTCGCGTGTCGCTAAGTCCAATATGCAGATTCTCAAGCGTTTGGGTGCTCAGCTTTATTTTGCTGGTCCTGCAGAGTGGTACTCGAATGAGTTCGATGTCTATGGTCAGCATGTGGCTATTGACGACGTCATTGAGGACTTGGATGTGCTCATGTTGCTTCGTGTTCAGCACGAACGTCATGGGGACGATAAAGGATTTTCAAAAGAAGACTACCATGCTCTCTATGGTTTGACTGAAGAACGTTATGCCAAGCTAGCTGATCAGGCGATTATCATGCATCCTGCTCCGGTTAATCGTGATGTGGAGATTGCTGATAGCCTGGTTGAGGCGCCTAAGGCTCGTATCGTTGCTCAGATGCAAAACGGGGTCTTTGTCCGTATGGCAATTATTGAAGCTATTTTAAATGGCAAAGCGTAA
- a CDS encoding LysR family transcriptional regulator: MNIQQLRYVVAIANSGTFREAASKLFVSQPSLSVAIKDLEQELNFQIFTRTTTGAVLTSQGMTFYERALEVVRSFDSFENRYLNASEKGNQFSIASQHYDFLPPLITTFSERYPDYKDFRIFESTTIQILDEVAKGHSEIGIIYLNRQNSKGIQQNMDKLGLEAIDLIPFKTHIYLRKGHPLAKKESLVMEDLVALPTVRFTQEKDEYLYYSENFVDTSDSSLMFNVTDRATLNGILERTDAYATGSGFLDAQSVNGITVIPLEDNLDNKMVYVRRKGINLSSCALKFVNVMFDYFDTYKP; encoded by the coding sequence CCTTTCGGTGGCTATCAAGGATTTGGAGCAGGAGCTGAATTTCCAAATTTTCACCCGTACAACGACGGGGGCTGTCTTGACCAGTCAGGGCATGACTTTTTACGAGCGTGCGCTTGAGGTGGTACGCAGTTTTGATAGTTTTGAAAATCGCTATCTCAATGCTTCTGAAAAGGGCAACCAGTTTTCGATTGCCAGCCAGCACTATGACTTTTTGCCACCTTTGATCACGACTTTTTCAGAGCGCTATCCTGATTACAAGGATTTCCGTATCTTTGAGTCTACGACCATTCAGATTTTGGATGAGGTAGCCAAGGGGCACAGTGAGATTGGGATTATCTATTTGAATCGTCAAAATAGCAAGGGAATCCAGCAAAATATGGACAAGCTTGGGCTTGAGGCCATTGATTTGATTCCGTTTAAGACGCACATTTATCTCCGTAAGGGCCATCCTCTGGCTAAAAAAGAAAGTCTTGTTATGGAGGACTTGGTGGCCTTGCCTACAGTGCGTTTCACTCAGGAGAAGGACGAGTACCTTTACTATTCTGAAAACTTTGTGGATACGTCAGATTCGTCTTTGATGTTTAACGTGACAGACCGTGCGACTTTGAACGGTATCTTGGAACGTACAGATGCCTATGCGACGGGATCTGGTTTCTTAGATGCGCAAAGTGTGAACGGGATTACGGTTATTCCGCTTGAGGATAATTTGGATAACAAGATGGTTTATGTCCGCCGTAAGGGGATTAACTTGTCATCTTGTGCTCTCAAGTTTGTCAATGTTATGTTTGACTACTTTGATACATACAAACCGTAG
- the pyrR gene encoding bifunctional pyr operon transcriptional regulator/uracil phosphoribosyltransferase PyrR, with amino-acid sequence MKKKEIVDDVTMKRAITRITYEIIERNKNLDKIVLAGIKTRGVYIAQRIQERLKQLENLDVPLIELDTKAFRDDVKAEQDTSVFPIEIDGTDVILVDDVLYTGRTIRAAIDNIVSHGRPARVGLAVLVDRGHRELPIRADYVGKNIPTSESEEIEVLVAEVDGKDSVNIIDPS; translated from the coding sequence ATGAAGAAAAAAGAGATCGTCGATGACGTAACCATGAAACGTGCCATTACACGTATCACTTATGAGATTATTGAGCGTAACAAAAATCTCGACAAGATTGTCTTGGCTGGTATTAAGACACGTGGTGTCTATATTGCACAGCGTATCCAAGAGCGCTTGAAACAGTTGGAAAACCTTGATGTGCCATTGATTGAGCTTGACACTAAAGCTTTCCGTGATGATGTTAAGGCTGAGCAAGACACATCTGTTTTCCCTATTGAAATTGATGGTACAGATGTTATCCTTGTGGATGATGTGCTTTACACAGGTCGTACGATTCGTGCAGCTATTGATAATATCGTTAGCCATGGACGTCCGGCGCGTGTTGGTTTGGCTGTCTTGGTTGACCGTGGTCACCGTGAATTGCCAATCCGTGCGGACTATGTTGGTAAAAATATCCCAACTAGTGAGTCAGAAGAAATCGAAGTTTTGGTTGCAGAAGTTGATGGCAAAGATAGCGTCAACATTATCGATCCAAGCTAA
- the lspA gene encoding signal peptidase II, whose product MRKVAIPLAILALIGLDQWVKHWVVANIALNQVIKAIPGLFSLTYLQNRGAAFSILQDQKYFFVILTVLVIGAAMVYLVKNYQKSLWLVLSLVLIISGGIGNFIDRVHLGYVVDMVQLDFIDFAIFNVADSYLTVGVLLLILILWKEENGSHH is encoded by the coding sequence ATGCGTAAGGTTGCGATTCCTTTGGCTATTCTGGCTCTGATTGGTTTGGATCAGTGGGTTAAGCATTGGGTTGTGGCAAATATTGCCCTTAACCAAGTTATCAAGGCTATTCCTGGACTTTTCAGTTTGACCTATCTACAGAACCGTGGTGCTGCCTTTTCGATTTTACAGGATCAGAAATATTTCTTTGTGATTTTGACGGTTCTAGTGATTGGTGCGGCTATGGTTTATCTGGTTAAGAATTACCAGAAGAGTCTTTGGCTGGTGCTATCTTTGGTTTTGATTATCTCAGGTGGTATTGGTAACTTTATTGACCGTGTGCACTTGGGTTACGTGGTTGATATGGTTCAGCTTGATTTTATTGATTTTGCAATATTTAACGTGGCAGACTCCTATCTAACGGTAGGCGTGCTGCTCTTGATTTTAATCTTATGGAAAGAGGAAAATGGAAGTCATCATTAA